A single Arachidicoccus sp. BS20 DNA region contains:
- a CDS encoding YqgE/AlgH family protein: MNIGAGTFIISTPAIGDEHFEKVVIFVTEHNKNGTSGFVINKLFPLKLNDLLEFNHSLAFQLYHGGPVENEKLYILHQRPDLIEGGIELSDTTFLGGNFEQVVVHINNGTLTGNDIKLFIGYCGWDYGQLETEVAEGYWLSVSLESIQAIFSANDTLLWDELYATWAN; this comes from the coding sequence ATGAATATCGGAGCAGGCACATTTATCATCAGTACACCGGCAATAGGCGATGAACACTTTGAGAAAGTGGTTATTTTTGTTACAGAGCATAACAAAAACGGTACTTCCGGTTTTGTGATAAATAAATTGTTTCCTCTAAAGCTGAACGATTTACTGGAGTTTAATCATTCTTTGGCTTTTCAGTTGTATCATGGCGGACCGGTCGAAAACGAAAAATTATACATTCTTCATCAGCGACCGGATTTGATAGAAGGCGGAATTGAACTATCAGATACAACTTTTTTAGGTGGAAATTTTGAACAGGTGGTGGTGCATATTAACAATGGAACGCTTACCGGAAACGACATTAAATTGTTTATAGGCTATTGTGGATGGGATTACGGACAACTGGAAACTGAAGTTGCAGAAGGTTATTGGCTGTCTGTAAGTTTGGAATCTATTCAAGCGATTTTTTCGGCAAACGATACTTTGTTGTGGGACGAACTATATGCTACTTGGGCGAACTGA
- a CDS encoding Gfo/Idh/MocA family protein: protein MKKYFLGAFTLISCACSSAKAQDNHPLSVALAGLNHDHVYLMMQHYKKGDVNLVGIAEPNKELVAKFEKNFHIPDSLFYPDLKTLLAHKKPEVVMAFDPINEHIDVVKTCAPLHVNVMVEKPLATTVKDAETIAALAKRYNIQVLTDYETEWYATNQDVYKQVKANAIGNVVKMIAHDGHQGPKEIGCSSYFLDWLTDPVKNGAGALNDFGCYGANLFTWLMDNQMPVSVSAVTHQIKPDVYPKVDDDATILLEYPQATGIIEASWNWPFGIKDWEVFGKTGYLQAVNGNTLRTRNDHTDYQIRQLPAPAAPYQDYVPYVTAVLRGEINPGDDLSSLKNNVIVVKILNAAKESAKTGKKVLLK from the coding sequence ATGAAGAAATACTTTTTAGGAGCCTTCACGCTCATATCGTGCGCGTGTTCTTCGGCAAAAGCGCAGGACAATCATCCGCTTTCCGTAGCGCTCGCCGGTCTTAATCACGACCATGTTTACCTGATGATGCAACATTATAAAAAAGGCGATGTAAACCTCGTAGGCATTGCCGAGCCGAACAAAGAACTTGTGGCGAAATTTGAAAAAAACTTTCATATTCCCGACTCGCTTTTTTATCCCGATTTAAAAACTTTATTGGCACACAAAAAACCTGAGGTTGTTATGGCGTTCGACCCGATTAACGAACATATTGACGTAGTCAAAACCTGCGCACCGCTACACGTAAATGTAATGGTGGAAAAACCTTTGGCGACCACCGTGAAAGATGCCGAAACCATTGCCGCGCTTGCGAAACGATACAATATTCAGGTACTTACCGATTATGAAACGGAATGGTATGCCACGAATCAGGATGTTTATAAGCAAGTAAAGGCAAATGCTATTGGCAACGTGGTAAAAATGATTGCACACGACGGTCATCAGGGACCAAAAGAAATCGGTTGCAGCAGTTATTTTCTGGATTGGCTTACCGACCCTGTAAAAAACGGCGCCGGCGCGTTGAATGATTTTGGTTGTTACGGCGCGAATTTATTTACCTGGCTGATGGACAATCAAATGCCGGTTTCTGTGTCTGCAGTTACACATCAAATCAAGCCCGATGTTTACCCGAAGGTAGATGACGATGCAACCATACTGCTCGAATATCCTCAAGCGACGGGCATTATAGAAGCTTCATGGAACTGGCCATTCGGCATTAAAGATTGGGAAGTGTTTGGCAAAACAGGCTATTTACAAGCTGTGAACGGCAATACTTTGCGCACAAGAAACGATCATACAGATTATCAAATCCGGCAACTGCCCGCACCTGCTGCACCTTATCAGGATTATGTGCCTTATGTAACGGCTGTTTTGCGCGGGGAAATCAATCCGGGCGATGATTTATCTTCTTTGAAAAATAACGTTATCGTGGTTAAAATTTTAAACGCCGCAAAAGAATCGGCGAAGACCGGAAAGAAAGTATTGTTGAAATAA
- a CDS encoding sigma-70 family RNA polymerase sigma factor yields MPSYSEYSDVQLLELLKESDEAAFSEIYYRYWDIMFSLAVNKTDSPDDAKEIIQDIFISVWNRRAELTINYSIKTYLAAAVKLRVYSFLAKEYRLKTQKAVTVAEDAFVLPEIESRLSLDELMQKVELATAALPARCQMIFRLSREEDLSNKEIAARLSLSEKTVESHIHKALKVLKASLRSIFFSLF; encoded by the coding sequence ATGCCTTCCTACTCCGAATACAGCGATGTGCAATTACTGGAATTGCTGAAAGAAAGCGACGAAGCGGCTTTCTCGGAAATTTATTACCGTTATTGGGATATCATGTTTTCACTCGCTGTTAACAAAACCGATAGCCCCGATGATGCTAAAGAAATAATACAGGACATTTTTATTTCTGTATGGAACAGGCGTGCAGAACTGACTATTAATTATTCCATTAAAACTTATCTGGCGGCTGCCGTTAAGTTGCGCGTATATAGTTTTCTGGCAAAAGAGTACCGGCTTAAAACTCAAAAGGCGGTTACAGTTGCCGAAGATGCGTTTGTGCTGCCGGAGATTGAAAGCCGGCTGTCTCTCGACGAACTGATGCAAAAGGTGGAACTTGCAACAGCTGCTTTGCCTGCCCGTTGCCAAATGATTTTTCGCCTGAGCAGAGAAGAAGACTTGTCGAATAAAGAAATTGCGGCACGTTTGTCTCTTTCCGAAAAAACGGTTGAAAGCCATATACACAAAGCGCTTAAGGTGCTGAAAGCTTCTTTGCGTTCCATCTTTTTTTCCCTTTTTTAA
- a CDS encoding GDSL-type esterase/lipase family protein, whose amino-acid sequence MKKIVVFLVALFCVQMGFAQSNESFAGEIAAFKHQDSVNFPPKHAILFVGSSSFRKWKDVQSYFPDCTIINRGFGGSQLENVIYYAPQIIYPYEPKQVIIYCGDNDFAYDESVSAKVVFERFEKLFSLIRMHLPKANIGFVSIKFSPSRKQFWNKMKETNSLVNSFLSKQKNAEFIDVTKDMKDADGNERTDIYQSDMLHLKPAGYKIWQKDIQPYLLK is encoded by the coding sequence ATGAAAAAAATCGTTGTTTTTCTTGTTGCGCTTTTTTGTGTTCAAATGGGTTTTGCGCAAAGCAATGAATCTTTTGCCGGAGAAATTGCGGCTTTTAAGCATCAGGATTCTGTTAATTTTCCTCCGAAACACGCGATACTTTTTGTAGGCAGTTCTTCGTTCAGAAAATGGAAAGATGTACAGAGTTATTTTCCGGATTGTACAATTATCAATCGGGGTTTTGGCGGCTCTCAGTTGGAAAACGTAATTTATTATGCACCTCAAATTATTTATCCATACGAGCCGAAGCAAGTGATTATTTATTGCGGCGATAATGATTTTGCTTATGATGAAAGCGTTTCTGCGAAAGTTGTTTTTGAGCGGTTTGAAAAATTATTTTCATTAATCAGAATGCATTTGCCCAAAGCAAATATTGGTTTTGTTTCCATCAAATTCAGTCCGAGCCGAAAGCAGTTTTGGAATAAAATGAAAGAAACTAATTCTTTAGTTAATTCGTTTTTGTCTAAGCAAAAAAATGCGGAGTTTATAGATGTTACAAAGGATATGAAAGATGCCGACGGTAATGAACGAACCGATATTTATCAAAGCGATATGTTGCATTTAAAACCTGCAGGTTATAAGATTTGGCAAAAAGATATTCAGCCTTATTTGTTGAAGTAA
- a CDS encoding sensor histidine kinase — protein MIVSAILFYFIFRVRVKRAKEKAQKTKLELQAIQAQLNPHFMFNALGSIQYLVNNNDKENANQYLTEFSSLLRNSLYNNEQEMVPLSKELQTMDSYIRLEKLRFNFQYQLNVAQNIQPENISIPTLLIQPMIENAIKHGISSLKENGVLLINIEQKTKDLVVEIKDNGKGFDTTQPSKGFGIKLVKERIEVLNKQGYKIKFSIVSNNGTSVRFVFENWV, from the coding sequence ATGATAGTTTCCGCAATTCTTTTCTATTTTATTTTCAGGGTAAGAGTAAAAAGAGCAAAAGAAAAAGCACAAAAAACAAAGCTCGAATTACAGGCAATACAGGCGCAGCTCAATCCGCATTTTATGTTCAATGCATTAGGTTCGATACAGTATTTGGTCAATAATAATGATAAAGAGAATGCCAATCAGTATTTAACCGAATTCAGCAGCCTGCTGCGTAATTCTTTGTACAACAACGAGCAGGAAATGGTTCCGTTATCTAAAGAACTGCAAACGATGGACAGCTATATTCGTTTGGAAAAATTGCGATTTAATTTTCAGTATCAATTGAATGTTGCGCAAAATATTCAGCCCGAAAATATTTCCATTCCTACTTTGCTCATTCAACCGATGATTGAAAATGCAATTAAGCACGGCATTTCGTCTTTGAAAGAAAATGGTGTTTTGTTAATTAATATTGAACAGAAAACGAAAGATTTAGTTGTTGAAATAAAAGACAACGGCAAAGGTTTTGATACGACTCAACCGTCCAAAGGTTTCGGAATTAAATTGGTAAAAGAAAGAATTGAGGTATTGAATAAGCAAGGTTATAAAATCAAATTTTCCATTGTTTCAAATAATGGAACAAGCGTGCGGTTTGTGTTTGAAAATTGGGTGTAA
- a CDS encoding aminopeptidase P family protein, whose translation MKHLPLNNKLFAENRKRFTKELKPNSIAIFNSNDEVPVNGDALYKFVQNSDLYWLTGIEQEDTMLVLFPDNPDEKYREVLVLVRPNELKEKWDGHRLRVEEAQEISGIKTIVWLDSLDALLQMWIHLADNIYLNTNENDRKGSALETRDYRYIQQLKQRYPLHNFLRAAKITAALRAVKTAYEIEVVQQAVDITEKAFRRILQFIKPGIFEYEIEAEIIHEFLRNRSSGEAYGSIIASGDRARTLHYIFNNGECKEGELILMDFGARYGGYNADLTRTVPVSGKFTKRQKEVYNACLHLHYYAASILKPGITINDYHEKVGDEATKVFQKIGLLTKVDIKNESPENRAYRKFLYHGISHHLGIDVHDLGPKAEPLKAGMLLTIEPGIYIEEEHLGIRIENNYWLTKNGNKDLFKNIPITADEIEALMKRK comes from the coding sequence ATGAAACATTTACCGCTCAACAATAAGTTGTTTGCAGAAAATAGAAAACGTTTTACAAAAGAGTTGAAACCCAATAGCATCGCCATTTTCAACAGCAATGATGAAGTTCCCGTGAATGGCGATGCATTGTATAAATTTGTCCAGAACAGCGATTTGTACTGGCTTACAGGCATAGAGCAGGAAGATACGATGTTGGTTTTATTTCCCGATAATCCCGATGAAAAATACCGCGAAGTATTGGTGTTGGTTCGCCCGAACGAACTGAAAGAAAAATGGGACGGGCATCGCCTGCGCGTGGAAGAAGCGCAGGAAATTTCGGGCATTAAAACAATCGTTTGGCTCGATAGTCTGGATGCTTTATTGCAAATGTGGATTCATCTTGCCGACAATATTTATCTCAATACAAATGAAAACGACCGCAAAGGTTCAGCACTTGAAACCCGCGACTACCGCTACATTCAGCAATTAAAGCAGCGTTATCCTTTGCATAATTTTTTGCGCGCTGCAAAAATTACCGCAGCGCTTCGCGCCGTAAAAACCGCGTATGAAATCGAAGTAGTACAGCAAGCCGTGGACATTACAGAAAAAGCTTTCCGCAGGATTTTACAGTTCATCAAGCCCGGCATTTTCGAATATGAAATCGAAGCGGAAATTATACATGAATTTTTGCGCAACCGCTCAAGCGGCGAGGCTTATGGAAGCATCATCGCGAGCGGCGACAGAGCCAGAACATTGCACTATATTTTTAACAATGGAGAGTGTAAAGAAGGCGAGTTAATTCTCATGGATTTTGGTGCGCGCTACGGCGGTTACAATGCCGATTTAACGCGAACAGTGCCCGTAAGCGGCAAATTTACCAAACGCCAGAAAGAAGTATATAACGCCTGCCTGCATTTGCATTATTATGCTGCAAGCATCTTAAAACCGGGTATTACGATAAATGATTATCATGAAAAAGTGGGCGACGAAGCAACCAAAGTTTTCCAGAAAATAGGTTTGCTTACCAAAGTCGACATAAAAAATGAATCGCCCGAAAACCGCGCGTACCGTAAGTTTCTGTATCATGGCATTTCGCATCATTTAGGAATTGACGTACATGATTTGGGACCGAAAGCAGAACCTTTAAAAGCCGGAATGTTATTGACAATCGAACCGGGAATTTATATTGAAGAAGAACATCTTGGAATAAGAATTGAAAACAATTACTGGCTTACCAAAAACGGCAATAAAGATTTGTTCAAAAACATTCCGATTACTGCGGATGAAATTGAAGCATTGATGAAAAGAAAATGA
- a CDS encoding pseudouridine synthase, protein MKSFRYFIVYKPYQVLTQFSPQENKQTLKDFFDVPKDVYPVGRLDYDSEGLLILTNDARLNHQLLNPKFAHEREYWVQVDGAITMETIEKLKSGVDINIDGKIYRTKKCCAEIFSEEPNVPERNPPIRFRKTVPAPWVKIILSEGKNRQVRKMFAAVGFPVLRLIRRRIENIEPDNLQPSGLLELSKTEIAKSLGIKL, encoded by the coding sequence TTGAAATCGTTCCGGTACTTCATTGTTTACAAACCCTATCAGGTACTAACACAATTTTCTCCGCAGGAAAATAAACAGACTTTAAAAGATTTTTTTGATGTGCCGAAGGATGTTTATCCTGTCGGTCGCCTGGATTACGATAGTGAAGGATTATTAATCCTGACAAATGATGCAAGGTTAAATCATCAATTGTTGAACCCGAAATTTGCACACGAACGCGAATATTGGGTGCAGGTAGATGGCGCTATTACGATGGAAACAATTGAAAAATTAAAAAGCGGTGTGGACATAAATATCGACGGGAAAATTTATCGAACGAAAAAATGCTGCGCCGAAATTTTTAGTGAAGAACCGAATGTCCCGGAACGAAACCCGCCGATACGTTTCAGAAAAACAGTGCCCGCGCCGTGGGTTAAAATAATTTTGTCCGAAGGGAAAAACAGGCAGGTTCGTAAAATGTTTGCTGCTGTCGGGTTTCCGGTACTTAGGCTGATAAGGCGGCGAATTGAAAATATAGAGCCGGACAATCTGCAACCTTCCGGTTTGTTGGAACTTTCTAAAACAGAAATAGCAAAAAGTTTGGGTATTAAATTATAA
- a CDS encoding CDP-alcohol phosphatidyltransferase family protein, whose product MKKNLANCFTLLNLVFGFLAVIYILKGFSSETQSEIFPRGEVYWASVFICIAAVVDFLDGLIARICKAASELGKQLDSFADLVSFGVAPGLIVFQFLKISFAKNHPEMPVNIWYLLPAVLLPCAGAFRLARFNLSTTKTLNFQGLPIPAAGILIASFPVIFISATTSFTETIMTNYLFWCIVILLISYLMVSTLPMLSMKFKSISWNGNWHQLLLVFAAIIFAIFFHWLAVPLLFIVYILLSLIVLKKEKTLL is encoded by the coding sequence ATGAAAAAAAATCTCGCCAACTGTTTTACTTTATTGAATCTTGTGTTCGGGTTTCTCGCTGTGATTTATATTTTAAAAGGCTTTTCAAGCGAAACACAAAGCGAAATTTTTCCGCGCGGAGAAGTTTATTGGGCATCGGTGTTTATCTGTATTGCAGCAGTAGTGGATTTTCTCGACGGCTTGATTGCCCGCATCTGCAAAGCTGCTTCCGAGTTGGGCAAACAGTTGGATTCGTTCGCCGATTTGGTAAGTTTCGGCGTAGCACCGGGATTGATTGTTTTTCAGTTTTTAAAAATAAGCTTTGCAAAAAATCATCCTGAAATGCCGGTAAACATCTGGTATTTATTGCCGGCGGTTTTATTGCCGTGTGCAGGTGCATTTCGCTTGGCAAGATTTAATTTATCAACTACCAAAACACTGAATTTCCAAGGACTTCCGATTCCTGCAGCAGGAATTTTAATTGCTTCTTTTCCGGTAATTTTTATCTCGGCTACAACAAGTTTCACAGAAACCATAATGACAAATTATCTTTTTTGGTGCATCGTCATTTTACTGATAAGCTATCTCATGGTTTCCACCTTGCCGATGCTCAGCATGAAATTTAAAAGTATTTCATGGAATGGAAACTGGCATCAGCTATTGCTTGTGTTTGCAGCAATCATATTTGCAATATTTTTCCATTGGTTAGCTGTTCCGTTGTTGTTTATCGTCTATATATTACTTTCTTTGATAGTACTGAAGAAAGAAAAAACATTATTGTAA
- the purS gene encoding phosphoribosylformylglycinamidine synthase subunit PurS: MIYNIQIKVMPLKELLDPQGKAVLGSLKNLDIHNVQDIRIGKHITLQIDAASETEAKQIAETTASKLLANPVMEYFEIELVN; this comes from the coding sequence ATGATTTATAACATTCAGATAAAAGTAATGCCGCTAAAAGAATTGCTCGACCCACAGGGAAAAGCCGTTTTGGGAAGCCTCAAAAACCTTGATATTCACAACGTGCAGGACATTCGCATCGGCAAACACATCACTTTACAAATTGACGCCGCAAGCGAAACTGAAGCAAAGCAAATAGCAGAAACTACTGCAAGTAAATTATTGGCAAATCCCGTAATGGAATATTTTGAAATTGAACTGGTAAATTAA
- the rnhA gene encoding ribonuclease HI — MSELIIYTDGSSRGNPGPGGFGVILMYGNKRKELSQGFRLTTNNRMELLAVITALEALTKKNIPVKIFTDSQYVVNSVEKKWLDNWIRTDFKGGKKNKDLWLRYANIARHFSIKFYWVKGHANNPFNNRCDELATFAADGKDLLVDEGYESENL, encoded by the coding sequence ATGTCGGAATTAATTATTTATACAGATGGTTCTTCACGCGGAAATCCCGGTCCCGGTGGATTTGGCGTTATTTTAATGTATGGAAATAAGCGCAAAGAATTGTCGCAAGGCTTTAGATTAACGACCAACAATCGTATGGAATTGCTTGCTGTAATTACGGCTTTGGAAGCATTGACGAAGAAAAATATTCCTGTGAAAATTTTTACCGATAGCCAATATGTTGTAAACAGCGTTGAAAAAAAATGGTTGGATAACTGGATAAGAACTGATTTCAAAGGCGGTAAAAAAAATAAAGACTTATGGCTGCGCTATGCAAATATTGCCAGGCATTTCAGTATAAAATTTTATTGGGTAAAAGGGCATGCAAATAATCCGTTTAACAATCGTTGCGATGAACTGGCAACATTCGCTGCCGATGGAAAAGATTTATTGGTGGACGAAGGCTACGAAAGCGAGAATTTATGA
- a CDS encoding aspartate aminotransferase family protein, giving the protein MNNRQLFLQHVAQTSPAPIGLEMVKAEGIYQFDVNGKKYVDLISGFSVCNIGHSNPKVIKAVQEQAEKYMHLIVYGEFIESPQVQYAKMLVDLLPENLNSVYFTNSGAEATEGAMKLAKRYTGRSKIISFNKSYHGSTQGALSVMGDEYFRNAFRPLLPDVFHVDYNDDEVFSLIDENTACIVMETVQAEAGIIQPKKDWFKKIREKCTATNTLLILDEIQAGFGRTGSLWAFQQFDIAPDILLLGKALGGGMPLGAFISDINIMNSFTFNPVLGHISTFAGHPVSCAAGKAALEVLLDGESIDNVKRKEKIIQDKIVHPKIKNLSTAGLWACIAFDSFETNKKVIDKCIENGLIADWFLFNPEGLRVAPPLIITDEELQNVCEIILKSIDEAKL; this is encoded by the coding sequence ATGAACAATCGCCAATTATTTTTACAGCACGTAGCGCAAACTTCGCCAGCACCTATCGGCTTGGAAATGGTAAAAGCCGAAGGCATTTATCAATTTGATGTGAACGGAAAAAAGTATGTGGATTTGATTTCGGGTTTCAGCGTTTGCAACATCGGACACTCTAATCCGAAAGTGATTAAAGCTGTGCAGGAGCAAGCGGAAAAATATATGCACCTGATTGTGTACGGCGAATTTATTGAATCGCCGCAAGTGCAATATGCCAAAATGCTTGTTGATTTATTACCCGAAAATCTCAACAGCGTTTACTTTACCAACAGCGGCGCGGAAGCCACCGAAGGCGCCATGAAACTGGCAAAACGTTACACAGGAAGAAGCAAAATTATTTCATTCAACAAAAGCTATCACGGTTCTACGCAAGGCGCACTCAGCGTGATGGGCGACGAATATTTTCGCAATGCTTTTCGACCGTTGCTGCCCGATGTTTTTCATGTGGATTATAACGATGACGAAGTTTTTAGTTTGATAGATGAAAACACCGCTTGCATCGTCATGGAAACCGTGCAGGCAGAAGCAGGAATTATTCAACCGAAAAAAGACTGGTTCAAAAAAATCCGGGAGAAATGTACAGCAACAAACACCCTTTTAATTCTTGACGAAATACAGGCAGGTTTCGGCAGAACCGGCTCGCTGTGGGCGTTTCAGCAGTTTGATATTGCGCCCGATATTTTATTGCTGGGCAAAGCGCTTGGCGGCGGAATGCCTTTGGGTGCGTTTATTTCAGACATCAACATCATGAACAGTTTTACGTTCAATCCTGTGCTCGGGCATATCAGTACATTTGCGGGACATCCTGTAAGTTGCGCGGCGGGCAAAGCTGCATTGGAAGTTTTGTTAGACGGAGAATCTATTGATAATGTAAAACGAAAAGAAAAAATTATTCAGGATAAAATTGTTCATCCTAAAATAAAAAATCTTTCGACTGCCGGATTGTGGGCGTGCATTGCATTTGACAGTTTTGAAACGAATAAAAAAGTAATTGATAAATGTATCGAAAACGGATTGATTGCCGATTGGTTTTTGTTTAACCCGGAAGGTTTGCGCGTCGCTCCACCATTGATTATTACGGATGAAGAGTTGCAAAACGTATGCGAAATAATTTTAAAAAGTATTGATGAAGCAAAACTGTAA
- a CDS encoding glycosyltransferase has product MSNTNDNFKILFSALDWGLGHTTRSIPVLKSFVEKGYDIFIACEPHSASEKILKREFPQAHFLPLRGYHIAYAKSPQLFAWKIVRQIPRIISSIKNERKQVAKWCDQYHFNMIISDNRYGFFNEKVKSIFITHQLQIIAPFSFLKKFIRRLNYNYINHFSECWIPDFESKNNLAGELSHPEKLPEIPVKYIGALSRLKKTEAEKKYDFLILLSGPEPQRTILENRFLQIKQRFTGKVLLVRGLPNEVNELASTNNFVVKNYFDADDLSEAIAQSEFVIARSGYSTVMDLFYLKKKAIFIPTPGQTEQEYLAETLMNKGFSYSFKQNEKDYYKKIGEAKDFLASNSTDFLSAF; this is encoded by the coding sequence TTGAGTAATACAAACGATAATTTTAAGATTTTATTTTCTGCGCTCGATTGGGGTCTGGGGCACACTACGCGCAGCATTCCCGTGTTAAAAAGCTTTGTTGAAAAAGGATACGATATTTTTATAGCGTGCGAGCCGCACAGCGCTTCGGAAAAAATTTTGAAACGGGAATTTCCGCAGGCACATTTTCTCCCGTTGCGTGGTTACCACATCGCGTATGCGAAAAGCCCGCAATTATTTGCTTGGAAAATCGTCCGCCAGATTCCCCGAATAATTTCCTCGATAAAAAATGAAAGAAAACAAGTCGCAAAATGGTGCGACCAATATCATTTCAACATGATTATTTCCGATAACCGCTACGGATTCTTTAATGAAAAAGTCAAATCCATTTTCATTACGCATCAGTTGCAGATAATTGCACCATTTTCTTTTTTAAAAAAATTCATCCGGCGGCTGAATTACAACTATATCAACCATTTCAGCGAATGTTGGATTCCCGATTTTGAAAGTAAAAACAATCTCGCCGGCGAGCTTTCCCACCCTGAAAAACTGCCGGAAATTCCGGTAAAATATATTGGCGCACTAAGCCGGCTAAAGAAAACCGAAGCAGAAAAAAAATATGATTTCCTCATTTTACTTTCCGGTCCGGAACCGCAACGAACGATTTTGGAGAACCGTTTTTTGCAAATAAAGCAGCGGTTTACAGGAAAAGTTCTGCTCGTACGCGGCTTACCAAACGAAGTCAATGAATTGGCTTCAACTAACAATTTCGTTGTTAAAAATTATTTCGATGCAGATGATTTATCCGAAGCTATTGCGCAAAGCGAATTTGTGATTGCACGCTCAGGATATTCAACGGTCATGGATTTATTTTATTTAAAGAAGAAAGCCATTTTCATTCCTACACCGGGACAAACCGAACAAGAATATTTAGCTGAAACATTGATGAATAAAGGCTTTTCGTATTCTTTTAAACAAAACGAGAAAGATTATTATAAAAAAATTGGCGAAGCCAAAGATTTTTTAGCCTCAAATAGTACAGATTTTTTATCTGCTTTCTAA
- the rsmI gene encoding 16S rRNA (cytidine(1402)-2'-O)-methyltransferase has protein sequence MLYLVPTPLGNLKDITLRSLEVLQTVDVILCEDTRTSSKLLQHYQIEKPLTPYHQHNEHKILQHIVTQLQAGKNMALITDAGTPGISDPAFLLVRECAKNDIRVETLPGATAFVPALVNSGLPCNRFLFEGFLPLKKGRQTLFKKLAEEERTMIFYESPVRLVKTLQEMVSYFGAERPCSVSRELTKMFEENKRGTLQEVHDYFSQKTVKGEIVIVVQGKLHE, from the coding sequence ATGTTGTACCTCGTTCCCACCCCTTTAGGAAATCTCAAAGACATCACATTGCGCTCGCTCGAAGTGCTGCAAACCGTTGATGTGATTCTTTGTGAAGACACGAGAACATCGTCAAAACTGTTGCAGCATTATCAGATAGAAAAGCCGCTAACGCCGTATCATCAGCACAACGAACATAAAATTTTACAGCATATTGTAACGCAGTTACAAGCCGGTAAAAATATGGCTTTGATTACAGATGCCGGCACGCCCGGAATTTCCGACCCGGCGTTTTTGCTCGTGAGAGAATGTGCAAAAAATGATATTCGCGTAGAAACTTTGCCCGGCGCTACGGCTTTCGTTCCGGCGCTTGTGAACAGCGGTTTGCCTTGCAACCGGTTTCTTTTTGAAGGATTTCTGCCTCTGAAAAAAGGACGGCAAACTTTGTTTAAAAAATTAGCCGAAGAAGAGCGCACCATGATTTTTTATGAAAGTCCTGTGCGGCTGGTAAAAACCTTGCAGGAAATGGTTTCGTATTTTGGCGCGGAACGCCCGTGCAGCGTGAGCCGCGAGCTTACGAAAATGTTTGAAGAAAACAAACGTGGCACTTTGCAGGAAGTACATGATTATTTCAGTCAGAAAACCGTGAAAGGCGAAATTGTGATTGTGGTGCAAGGAAAATTGCACGAATGA